From the Candidatus Saccharibacteria bacterium genome, the window ATAACCGTCCCATCCAGATCAAAAATAACAGCTTTTATGCCGGGTTCATGAGTCATGGCTTTGCTTTGCAAACCATTCTAGATAGTGCTGCAGCTCGGCTATGCTGGCCTGGATGTCATCGAAAGCACGGTGCACTTCCTTTTTTTCAAAATTCACCCCGTACGCGCCCTGCATAAACACCTTCCAGGCGCTCACATCCAGCATACGGTAGTGCAGCTTCAGGTCAAGCTTCGGCCAGTAGCGCGCAACGAATTTGCGGTCGTTATATATACTGTTCCCCGCCAACACCGCTGGTTCGCTCCCAAAATGCTGCTCGACGAGTGCGAGTAGTTCTTGCTCCACGACAAAACTTGGCTTCGCCGTAGCAGAATCCGATGTTTTGCGCACAAATTCATCACGGTTTTCTGGATACCCCTGCCACCACGCGTTTTTTTGCATTCGCTCAACGACAATACCGGCCGGCTGCGCCACAATTGCTTCATAGCTCGCCAGCGTGTTCAGCTCAAAGCCTGTCACCTCCGCTGCTACTTCCAAAATAACGTCTTGCGTTGCATCCAACCCCGTCATTTCCAGGTCAACCCACAGCAACCGCGTTGGCAGAACTGATTTATCTATCTCACGCATTGCTTAGTAGTATACCCAAACGCCGTGGCTTTCCGAAATTTTCAGCCATAGATTTCCAGGATCAAAACCATGCATACCCGACGAATTATATCTGGATATGGTGAGGAGGGTAGGCACGGTTTTGGCAGGAAAGAATGGGTGAAAAATCGGAAAGCTGTGGCGTTTCGGGTATATACAGAAAGTTCAATCACGCGTCATAAGAGCATATAGAAAAACCGCCCATAATGGACGGTTTTATTGATTGCGCGGCGACAACTGCTTAGGCAACATCCTTACGTATGCGCACCGTACGTATCAGCACCCAGGTGATGAGGCCGTAGACGACGAGTGCAACCAACGTTTCTATTTCAAAACGGCCGGTCCCATTACCCACGGTGGTATCGACGCTAAAGAGCGAACGGAACGGGGAAACGAACGGGTTCGTCACTGTGTAGACGAAGTTTGCAAACGCATTGGCGCTGTTGGCGCCGAGCAGTGAAAGTAAAAACCGTATGACGTGCAAGCCAGCAACAATGCCGTAAACCAGCCAAATAACATTTGCTGCCACGCCCGACGGGCTGGCGGTGTGTTCTTCGCGGCGAACAACACGCTGAGACTGCACGACATTACCGTCGTCATCGAGTCCGTTTTCTCTTGTAACATTAACTTGTGATTCTTGAACCATAGTTTTTCCTTTAGTTATAGTAGTAATGAATGCCTGGCCATTCAGCGAATGGCCAGGTCTCGCAAGTGTTTACGACCGAATCTGCTGATACGCCGGAGCATATTCGGGCAGTCGGTACGTTTTAGGGCGACGCATCGGGACATATACCCGCAGTGCGCTCAGCAGCATTGCCGCTGCAATTACGCCGCCGATAAGGGGATACCAGTTGTACGTGGTATCCCAAAATCGGTTGGTCGCCTGCTGGTGGAAGAACAAATCGTCAAAGAAAGCGACGCCTTCTATGCCGACTGCCCACAAAATAAGTGTGAATGTGCCTGATAGAAATTGCTTAACTTTCATAGTTCGATTTCTTTCGGCCGATTAGGCCCGGCGCGTTACCATTTTGTATACCCAGAGCAGAACAACTGAGCCCAAGACAGCAACAAGCAGACTATACAGGTTGAACCCGGTAACGCCACTTTTGCCTATAAGCTGCATCAGAAAGCCGCCCGCAAATGCGCCGACAATTCCGACAACCACATTGGCAACCGCGCCCTGGCGAGCTTCTGTTCCAGCAATAAGTGAGGCAATCCAACCGGCCAATGCGCCGAAAATAATCCAAACAATAATATTCATAGTAATTCTCCTTGTCCGAAGACAGTAGTTAGTAGTTAGTAGTTAGTAGTACTTGAGTAACCCTCTTTTCGAGAGCGGCAGAAACGTAGTTGGGCAGTCAGGTGACCATGTCGGTCGTTGTATTTGCTGCTGCCGTTTCGGTTATTTACCGCTCGTCGAACAGTTCGGGGAATTCTCGTGATTTTCTGGTCAAAAATTTATTTATACGCAGTTCGAGTTCTGGTTGTTTCATAGGTAATCCTTTCATTTATTCTCGTTTAACGAGAGTTGCTGTTCATGTAGTCATGAATGTGTACGGTAGTGAAGTCGTCCAAACCCGGTTCGCCTGAGTTTTTCGTGGAAGCTTATTTGTGAATGTGCTGCGGAGGAATGACCTCATAGTAGGCCGGGGACGCATTTCAAACTATGAGCCGGCCGACCAAAAAAATGTTACCCAGCTCACACTGCCTACAAGAACAATCTGTTAGAGTAGAGTCAGAAGCATATGAAAAATCGATTTTTACATCCAGTAACTAAAGGTTCTCCCCGTGACGTTACAACGGCTGCGGCCATTGTTTCTATACTGCTTGCAGCTGTCGGTATTCTCTCGACTTACCTCTATATACACAGTACTCAGTCAGAGCAAGCCACCAAATACCAGCAGATAAAACAGCAGCAATACCGCGCATCTGCCAATTACATAAACGGCAAGCTCGCAAACTACAGCCAAATTCTGCTCTCTGGCGCAACGGCCGTGAATGTTAAAGGTAGCGAGGCCATTAGCCGCGATGATTGGGCTACATTTTTCAAAACCAGCCGAGTAGCCACTGCTTTTCCGGAAATTCTTGGCGTCGGGTACGCCACATATATCCCATCCGGCGCCCTCGACAGTCATGTTGAAGCCGTACGTTCTGAGGGCTTTCCAGACTACCGCATAACGCCAGTGGGTGAACGCTCGGAATACACCGCCATTACGTACATAGAACCATTTGATGATGTCAACCGGAAGGCCTTTGGCTACGACATGTTTACCGAACCAACAAGGCGCCAAGCCATGACAGCTGCGCGCGACAAAGCTTCGTTCGGGCTGACCGGTCCAGTCGTGCTCAAGCAAGACGATGGTAGCACCACCAAAGAAAAACCAAAAAGCGTACTACTTTATTATCCTGTCTACCGCGCTGCACTCGTCCCTGAATCAATAGAAGACCGGCGGCAAAACCTCGTTGGCTATGTTTATCTCGCGTTTCGCATCCAAGATATGATGGCCGAAAAAAATACTGAGCTCAGCAAGCTCGGAATTTCCTACGAGCTCACCGATGCTACGGGCACTATTCCCGCTCCGCTCTCGAACTACCAGGTCCCCGGTGGTAAGAATTCTAAAGGCGACGATTTGAGCGGGAAACTCAAATCAAGTAACCGCATGTGGCAACTGACGCTGCACATTCCAAAGACATTACTGGGTAGTAGTGCGGGCACGGTGACTATGTTTGTTGGGGGTGTCAGTGCCAGCATATTGCTGGGCGGCCTTGTTTTTACATTGCTGAAGCTTCGTATTGGCCAGGTGAAATCACAACACGACCTAGAGCTACAACGCACCCGGGATGAGCTGCTCGCCCTCGCCTCGCACCAATTACGCACCCCTGCCAGCAGTGTCCGCCAGTACGTCGGCATGCTCGAGCAAGGTTACTTTGGTGAGCTCAACAAGGAGCAAGCTGCTATAGCACACAAAGCCTACCAGTCGAACGACCGCCAGCTCGAAATCATCGACCAGCTTCTGTACGTCGCCAAGGCTGACGCAAACCAGCTTATTGTGCAGCCTAGTAGTTTTAACCTTGCTGGTGTCACGCGTGACATCATAGACAGTATGGCTCAAACCTATCAGGCGAAATCCATCACTGTTAAAAAGACTATCCCAAAAGAATTACCAGTCCTAGCAGACGAACGATTTGTGCGCATGATTATCGAAAACCTCCTGAGTAACGCGGTGAAATATTCATTTGAAAAAGGTTCCATACACGTAAAACTGACCGAGCAGGACAACCTAGCACAGCTTGTCGTGAGTGACAGCGGCGTGGGGATTGCCGAGTCTGATTACGAAAAACTGTTCAAAAAATTCAGCCGTATCCCCAACGAACTTTCAACCAAAGAAGGTGGTAGCGGCCTGGGCCTGTACCTCGCACGCCGATTTGCCCTTGCCCACGGCGGAGACATTACCGTGCAGTCCAATGGTCAACATGGTGCAAGCTTTACACTAACGCTGCCTATCTACACCAAAACTGAGCATAATGTTATCCAGCTCACAGAATAACCTACGCCGTGCGGACTATACTGGCAGGATAATGAGTGCCAAAAAAGTATTGCTCGTCGAAGATGACGCCGCCCTAAGCGACGCTTTTTCCATAATGCTCACCAAAAACGGCTACGATGTACAGACAGCCTTTAATGGTCGTGAGGCCCTGGATGTCGTGAAAGATTTTACCCCAGACATCATTCTCCTCGACCTCCTCATGCCCATTATGGGTGGGCGCGAGTTCCTGCAGCAGTTCGAGAACAATTCAGCTATACCTATCATTGTTTTCAGCAACCTCGATTCCAAAAAAGAAATCGAGGAGGTCATGGAGCTTGGTGCCACCCGCTACATGCTCAAGGCCTGGGCAACGCCGCCCGAACTCGTCCGGATTATTCAGAATACGCTTGACTCCTAAGCACCTGAACCCCACAATATCCCTACCATGCGCGAGAAGACTATTCGTAAAGAGCAGATTGTTGTGTATCAGGGTGAGGCCGTGTACGGCGTACATGTTATTACCAGCGGCATAGTCCGCGCCTACACTATTCTCGGCAGCGGCAATGAAGTAAATGTGGCTCTTTACGGCCCTGGCGACTACTTTCCTGTAGAGACCGCCTACGAAACCGCACCAGCAACACTGTTTTACTACGAGGCTCTCACCGATTGTACTTTGCAAACGCACCGCGGCGATGCTTTCCGTGAACTCCAGGCCAGTCAACCAGACTCTCACGACGCAGAAAGCAAACGCTACGTCGGTGCTCTACTACACGTCAACGCTCTTGGCCAGGCTACCGCCTATGACAAACTTGGCCACGCCCTTCGCTACCTGACGTTGCGCTTCGGGCTACCGCTCGCTGGCAAAGGTTTCTACCGTATAGATATGAAGCTGACCCAGCAAGATCTTGCCAACCTATGCACCATGTCACGCGAAACCGTCAGTATAGAGCTTGCAAAACTCAAAGCCAAAAAAGCCGTACTGGAAAAAAGCAAGCTCTACACCATAAACCTGCCCCTACTTACTCAACTCCTGGGCGATGACAACCTGACCGACGTAACACTGTAAATATACTCAAACATTCCGGCCTTCCCGTTTTACAGTCATTTTTGCGGCAAAACCCGCATGTAGCAAAACATTCTATCCGCGCCAAATAACGGGAGTTTTTTGCAGCCACTCTGTGTCTGATAGTTGGTCAAGCATAGCCTGCGCTACCGCCTGCCGTTGGATGGTCGCTGTTGGCCCCGAAAGCTTTTCGCGCAGCACATACCCCTGCCCGCCCAGCTCATTCATAACCGGCGAACGAAGCACGGTCCAATCTAACCCTGAATTCCGCAACACCGCCATATGTTTTTCCCCGTCCTCCAGTACTTTCGGTGCAAGTTTTTGCAGCATAGTTCTATTTGCCCGCTGGATAGCCGTAGGTTTGTCGTCTGGCGTAAACGCAGCGTTGCCCGTCAGTGAAATAATCCGCCGTACACCGGCCCGTTTCATGGCCGGTACCACCGCTCGCATTGCAGCAGTCAGCACATCGCCGGCCTTGTTCCCCCAGTTGCTCACCGCAGACAAAACCACCTGGGAGCCCGAAATAACTTCGGCGACCTTCACCGCATTGTGCACGTCAAGCTTCACCACCCGAAGGTTTGGCTGCGATTCAAATGGGTCGTTCGAGTGCACACAGGCCACAACTTCATGACCCTCGGCCAGCAGCAGCTCAACTACTTTCGAACCAACTCTCCCAGCCGCCCCAAACACCACTATTTTCATGCATACAGTATAGCAAGAGCTAAAGAGTTAAGAGATATGAGATAAGAGATAAGGGCGCGGCCAAAGGCCGCTATAGCAACCATCGCGCTAGCGATACAGCTAGAGCTGGCACTACGGAGACATCCCGGTCCAGCTGTTGTGACTTGCTACAACAGCTGC encodes:
- the orn gene encoding oligoribonuclease; protein product: MREIDKSVLPTRLLWVDLEMTGLDATQDVILEVAAEVTGFELNTLASYEAIVAQPAGIVVERMQKNAWWQGYPENRDEFVRKTSDSATAKPSFVVEQELLALVEQHFGSEPAVLAGNSIYNDRKFVARYWPKLDLKLHYRMLDVSAWKVFMQGAYGVNFEKKEVHRAFDDIQASIAELQHYLEWFAKQSHDS
- a CDS encoding YggT family protein, which encodes MVQESQVNVTRENGLDDDGNVVQSQRVVRREEHTASPSGVAANVIWLVYGIVAGLHVIRFLLSLLGANSANAFANFVYTVTNPFVSPFRSLFSVDTTVGNGTGRFEIETLVALVVYGLITWVLIRTVRIRKDVA
- a CDS encoding GlsB/YeaQ/YmgE family stress response membrane protein, which translates into the protein MNIIVWIIFGALAGWIASLIAGTEARQGAVANVVVGIVGAFAGGFLMQLIGKSGVTGFNLYSLLVAVLGSVVLLWVYKMVTRRA
- a CDS encoding CHASE domain-containing protein; this translates as MKNRFLHPVTKGSPRDVTTAAAIVSILLAAVGILSTYLYIHSTQSEQATKYQQIKQQQYRASANYINGKLANYSQILLSGATAVNVKGSEAISRDDWATFFKTSRVATAFPEILGVGYATYIPSGALDSHVEAVRSEGFPDYRITPVGERSEYTAITYIEPFDDVNRKAFGYDMFTEPTRRQAMTAARDKASFGLTGPVVLKQDDGSTTKEKPKSVLLYYPVYRAALVPESIEDRRQNLVGYVYLAFRIQDMMAEKNTELSKLGISYELTDATGTIPAPLSNYQVPGGKNSKGDDLSGKLKSSNRMWQLTLHIPKTLLGSSAGTVTMFVGGVSASILLGGLVFTLLKLRIGQVKSQHDLELQRTRDELLALASHQLRTPASSVRQYVGMLEQGYFGELNKEQAAIAHKAYQSNDRQLEIIDQLLYVAKADANQLIVQPSSFNLAGVTRDIIDSMAQTYQAKSITVKKTIPKELPVLADERFVRMIIENLLSNAVKYSFEKGSIHVKLTEQDNLAQLVVSDSGVGIAESDYEKLFKKFSRIPNELSTKEGGSGLGLYLARRFALAHGGDITVQSNGQHGASFTLTLPIYTKTEHNVIQLTE
- a CDS encoding response regulator is translated as MSAKKVLLVEDDAALSDAFSIMLTKNGYDVQTAFNGREALDVVKDFTPDIILLDLLMPIMGGREFLQQFENNSAIPIIVFSNLDSKKEIEEVMELGATRYMLKAWATPPELVRIIQNTLDS
- a CDS encoding Crp/Fnr family transcriptional regulator produces the protein MREKTIRKEQIVVYQGEAVYGVHVITSGIVRAYTILGSGNEVNVALYGPGDYFPVETAYETAPATLFYYEALTDCTLQTHRGDAFRELQASQPDSHDAESKRYVGALLHVNALGQATAYDKLGHALRYLTLRFGLPLAGKGFYRIDMKLTQQDLANLCTMSRETVSIELAKLKAKKAVLEKSKLYTINLPLLTQLLGDDNLTDVTL
- a CDS encoding NAD(P)H-binding protein, which codes for MKIVVFGAAGRVGSKVVELLLAEGHEVVACVHSNDPFESQPNLRVVKLDVHNAVKVAEVISGSQVVLSAVSNWGNKAGDVLTAAMRAVVPAMKRAGVRRIISLTGNAAFTPDDKPTAIQRANRTMLQKLAPKVLEDGEKHMAVLRNSGLDWTVLRSPVMNELGGQGYVLREKLSGPTATIQRQAVAQAMLDQLSDTEWLQKTPVIWRG